In Arthrobacter burdickii, one DNA window encodes the following:
- a CDS encoding reverse transcriptase-like protein, with product MVVEADGGSRGNPGHAGYGALVRDPETGRILVEKAAYIGKASNNVAEYSGLVSGLELAREINPQASVHVKMDSKLVVEQMSGRWQIKHADMRTLAAKARKVLDPRQVSYEWIPRERNKDADRLSNEAMDAGMAGVEWKPRVAAVQPAEPDAPVEEAPRPAGRLHHLEVWTQDLAAAEASLGWLLERLGFPRRDSWKDGVSYGSDEFYLVLESGPDVAAGAHERRRPGVNHLAFRAGARADVDLLARRAASHGWSLMFTDRHPFAGGPEHYAAYLENAEGFEVELVAD from the coding sequence CTGGTCGTCGAAGCCGACGGCGGATCGCGCGGCAACCCCGGGCACGCGGGCTACGGCGCCCTCGTGCGCGACCCGGAGACGGGCCGCATCCTCGTGGAGAAGGCCGCCTACATCGGCAAGGCCTCCAACAACGTGGCGGAGTACTCAGGGCTCGTCTCGGGGCTGGAGCTGGCCCGCGAGATCAACCCCCAGGCCTCCGTCCACGTGAAGATGGACTCCAAGCTGGTCGTCGAGCAGATGTCCGGCCGGTGGCAGATCAAGCACGCCGACATGCGGACGCTGGCGGCCAAGGCGCGGAAGGTCCTCGATCCGCGCCAGGTGAGCTACGAGTGGATTCCACGCGAGCGGAACAAGGACGCCGACCGGTTGTCCAACGAGGCGATGGATGCCGGCATGGCCGGCGTCGAGTGGAAACCGCGTGTCGCTGCCGTGCAGCCGGCGGAGCCCGATGCGCCGGTCGAGGAGGCACCCCGTCCCGCAGGCAGGCTCCACCACCTGGAGGTGTGGACCCAGGACCTCGCTGCCGCGGAGGCGAGCCTTGGCTGGCTTCTCGAACGGCTGGGCTTCCCCCGCAGGGACTCGTGGAAGGACGGGGTGAGCTACGGCTCCGACGAGTTCTACCTCGTCCTCGAGAGCGGTCCCGACGTCGCCGCCGGCGCCCACGAGCGCCGCCGGCCAGGAGTGAACCACCTCGCGTTCCGCGCCGGCGCACGAGCCGACGTCGATCTGCTGGCACGGCGTGCTGCGAGTCACGGGTGGTCCCTGATGTTCACGGACAGGCACCCCTTCGCGGGCGGGCCGGAGCACTACGCCGCCTACCTCGAGAACGCCGAGGGCTTCGAAGTGGAGCTGGTCGCCGACTGA
- a CDS encoding acyl-CoA dehydrogenase family protein yields the protein MDRTVFEEDHELFRDVAREFNDRAVAPHYAGWDQQHMMDRSVWTAAGEQGLLGLAVPEEFGGAGMPDYRFRAVLDEEFARSNHLAVGLAFHLHDDLVLPHLLAHGSNDLKERWLPGMVSGEIVTSCAWTEPGAGSDLRGIRTKAVRDGDDWLITGQKVFIGNGISGDASLVLARTDGSSGRGSSDSFSLFMVRKGEGYTPGRQLDKMGLRASDTAELFFDNVRVPGADLVGEVGEGLRYSLEQIPQGRLGIAVASSALARATYEQTVRYVTERSAFGERVLDFQNTRHVLADVLTEVEVTEAFVDQAVLAFNAGTLTPTAAAQAKLWASERAKSITDRCLQLHGGYGYILEYPVSQAFLAARLLTIFGGTSEIMRESIGRSIADRRTQNR from the coding sequence ATGGATCGCACGGTGTTCGAAGAGGATCACGAGCTTTTCCGGGACGTCGCCCGTGAGTTCAACGACCGTGCCGTCGCTCCTCACTACGCGGGCTGGGACCAGCAGCACATGATGGACCGGTCCGTCTGGACCGCCGCGGGCGAGCAGGGCCTGCTCGGACTGGCCGTACCCGAGGAGTTCGGTGGCGCGGGGATGCCCGACTACCGCTTCCGCGCCGTGCTCGATGAGGAGTTCGCCCGCAGCAACCACCTCGCCGTCGGGCTCGCCTTCCACCTGCACGACGACCTGGTCCTTCCGCACCTGCTCGCCCACGGGTCGAACGACCTCAAGGAGCGGTGGCTCCCGGGCATGGTCTCCGGCGAGATCGTGACCTCCTGCGCATGGACGGAACCCGGAGCCGGCAGTGACCTGCGCGGGATCCGGACCAAGGCGGTGCGCGACGGCGACGACTGGCTCATCACCGGCCAGAAGGTCTTCATCGGCAATGGCATCAGCGGGGACGCCTCCCTCGTGCTCGCCCGCACGGACGGCAGTTCCGGCCGCGGCTCCAGTGACTCCTTCTCCCTGTTCATGGTGCGCAAGGGCGAGGGCTACACCCCCGGGCGCCAACTGGACAAGATGGGCCTGCGGGCCTCCGATACCGCGGAACTGTTCTTCGACAACGTGCGGGTTCCCGGAGCCGACCTCGTCGGCGAGGTCGGCGAGGGCCTGCGCTACAGCCTCGAGCAGATCCCGCAGGGCCGCCTCGGCATCGCCGTCGCCTCCTCCGCCCTCGCACGGGCCACCTACGAGCAGACCGTCCGGTACGTCACGGAGCGCAGCGCCTTCGGTGAGCGCGTGCTCGACTTCCAGAACACCCGCCACGTCCTCGCCGACGTCCTGACCGAGGTCGAGGTGACCGAGGCCTTCGTCGACCAGGCGGTACTCGCGTTCAACGCGGGGACGCTGACGCCGACCGCCGCAGCGCAGGCCAAGCTGTGGGCGAGCGAGCGGGCCAAGTCCATCACGGACCGGTGCCTCCAGCTGCACGGCGGCTACGGCTACATCCTCGAATACCCGGTCTCGCAGGCCTTCCTGGCCGCACGTCTGCTGACCATCTTCGGCGGTACCAGCGAGATCATGCGCGAATCCATCGGCCGGTCGATCGCGGACCGGCGCACCCAGAACAGGTAG
- a CDS encoding MFS transporter: MRNQNFRALMVSSTSGVLGNAVAAVALPIIAAVELDASNFEVAALAGMTFLPWLLFGLVIGVWVDRLPRKPVMLASLAVRVIVLALLPVGYWLGFLSTPLLFGAAFVAGITSVFFQLADAALVQQAITPDELMEGNGLITGSGAAADAAGRSAAGWLTSAAGASNTLVVQLATSIVSLVAIQRLDVAEVVQPQSDRRVLREMYEGLRYTFSTAPLRAILFNAALWNLGGNIAASLIVLLVLRTLGESEVWLGLLLAAASVGGAVGGVTANWMGERFGSGPLWRWSMVPGVFGYASLLIITPGWGMAWGILGMFAMGASVAWNIVVGSSFRQRVCPPGMMGRLGAASRTVSWGMLALASLLAGIFAETLGIREAILIGVVIACTAPLVALLGPLRGVRRLEDLVEAPAADSRLGASKST; encoded by the coding sequence GTGCGCAACCAGAACTTCCGGGCCCTGATGGTTTCGAGCACGTCCGGGGTGCTCGGCAACGCTGTCGCAGCCGTAGCACTGCCGATCATCGCCGCGGTGGAACTCGACGCCAGCAACTTCGAGGTCGCGGCGCTTGCCGGCATGACGTTCCTGCCCTGGCTCCTCTTCGGGCTCGTCATCGGCGTCTGGGTGGACCGGCTACCCCGGAAGCCGGTGATGCTGGCATCACTCGCCGTACGCGTGATCGTGCTCGCCCTGCTGCCGGTGGGCTACTGGCTCGGATTCCTCAGCACACCCCTGCTGTTCGGTGCTGCCTTCGTCGCCGGGATCACGTCCGTGTTCTTCCAGCTGGCGGATGCCGCCCTGGTCCAACAGGCCATCACGCCGGACGAGCTGATGGAGGGCAACGGCCTCATCACCGGCTCGGGCGCCGCGGCGGATGCGGCCGGCCGCTCGGCGGCAGGCTGGCTCACCAGTGCGGCAGGCGCGTCCAACACCCTGGTCGTGCAGCTGGCGACGTCGATCGTCTCCCTCGTGGCCATCCAGCGCCTCGACGTTGCGGAGGTGGTGCAGCCGCAGAGCGACCGGCGGGTCCTCCGCGAGATGTACGAAGGCCTCCGGTACACCTTCAGCACGGCGCCCCTGCGCGCCATCCTCTTCAATGCGGCCCTGTGGAACCTCGGCGGTAACATCGCAGCCTCCCTGATCGTCCTGCTGGTCCTGAGGACACTGGGGGAGTCGGAGGTCTGGCTGGGCCTGCTGCTGGCGGCGGCATCCGTCGGCGGAGCGGTCGGCGGGGTCACGGCGAACTGGATGGGGGAACGGTTCGGCTCGGGCCCGCTGTGGCGTTGGTCCATGGTGCCCGGCGTGTTCGGCTACGCCTCGCTGCTGATCATCACCCCCGGGTGGGGCATGGCCTGGGGAATCCTCGGCATGTTCGCCATGGGAGCGAGCGTTGCCTGGAACATCGTGGTCGGCTCGAGCTTTCGGCAGCGCGTCTGCCCGCCGGGGATGATGGGACGGCTGGGTGCGGCATCCCGGACGGTGAGCTGGGGGATGCTCGCGCTGGCAAGCCTGCTCGCGGGCATCTTCGCGGAGACGCTCGGGATCCGCGAGGCCATCCTGATCGGCGTCGTCATCGCATGTACTGCCCCGCTCGTGGCCCTGCTCGGGCCGCTGCGGGGCGTCCGGCGCCTGGAGGACCTCGTCGAGGCTCCCGCCGCCGACTCCCGGCTCGGGGCTTCGAAGAGCACCTGA
- a CDS encoding YaaA family protein has product MLILLPPSEGKSAARKGSPVHLEDLHFPQLNEARRAVLAALKSASSADDAHAILGVGESLAADVARNLVLDVAPAAPAHDVYSGVLYDALGYAGMTPVQKRRAREHCVVVSGLWGAIAFGDPIPAYRLSMSVDLPGTGRLAGFWKKHLASPLAEHAGAGLVVDCRSSTYAAAWAPPAQQSAAVNVVQLRNGKRTVVSHFAKHTRGEFARHLLTRRGAAPETAEALLRVAREKWTAELEPAGARKPAQLTIVLD; this is encoded by the coding sequence GTGCTGATCCTGCTTCCCCCGTCCGAAGGCAAGTCCGCAGCCCGCAAGGGCAGCCCGGTCCACCTGGAGGACCTGCACTTCCCGCAACTCAACGAGGCCCGCCGGGCTGTCCTCGCCGCCCTCAAAAGCGCCAGCAGCGCCGACGACGCGCACGCGATCCTCGGCGTAGGAGAATCCCTCGCAGCCGATGTGGCCCGGAACCTGGTGCTCGACGTCGCGCCGGCCGCACCCGCACACGACGTCTACTCCGGAGTCCTCTACGATGCGCTCGGCTACGCCGGCATGACGCCGGTGCAGAAGCGCAGGGCACGCGAGCACTGCGTCGTCGTCTCGGGCCTGTGGGGTGCCATCGCGTTCGGCGATCCGATCCCGGCCTACCGGTTGTCGATGTCGGTCGACCTGCCCGGGACGGGACGGCTGGCGGGCTTCTGGAAGAAGCATCTCGCCTCTCCCCTGGCCGAGCACGCAGGCGCGGGGCTCGTCGTCGACTGCCGGTCGAGCACCTACGCCGCTGCCTGGGCGCCGCCGGCGCAGCAGAGCGCGGCAGTCAACGTGGTCCAGCTGCGCAACGGCAAGAGGACCGTCGTGTCCCATTTCGCCAAGCACACGCGCGGCGAATTCGCCCGCCACCTGCTCACGCGGCGCGGCGCCGCGCCGGAGACGGCGGAGGCCCTGCTCAGGGTGGCCCGCGAGAAGTGGACGGCGGAGCTCGAGCCCGCCGGCGCCCGGAAGCCCGCGCAGCTCACGATCGTGCTCGACTGA
- the def gene encoding peptide deformylase, whose translation MTVHPITIMGEPVLHRRAQPVESFDDELRTLIADMFETMDVANGVGLAAPQIGVGLRIFVYGMENDDGVAPRGVLVNPTLVTTKIPGSDPDPEDESEGCLSVPGEAFPLKRAEWTRVSGFDGDGAPVEFEATGWFARCMQHEYDHLDGKLYVDRLNNRQARKAKKAMQNHGWGVPGLTWMPGVDPDPFGH comes from the coding sequence ATGACTGTCCACCCCATCACCATCATGGGCGAACCGGTCCTCCACCGGCGTGCCCAGCCGGTCGAGTCCTTCGACGACGAGTTGCGCACCCTGATCGCCGACATGTTCGAGACCATGGACGTCGCCAACGGCGTGGGTCTCGCGGCGCCGCAGATCGGCGTGGGCCTGAGGATCTTCGTGTACGGCATGGAGAACGACGACGGCGTGGCGCCGCGTGGCGTCCTCGTCAACCCCACACTCGTGACCACCAAGATCCCCGGGTCGGACCCCGATCCCGAGGACGAGTCCGAGGGCTGCCTCTCAGTCCCTGGGGAGGCCTTCCCGCTCAAGCGTGCCGAGTGGACGCGGGTCTCCGGGTTCGACGGCGACGGCGCGCCCGTCGAGTTCGAGGCCACGGGATGGTTCGCCCGCTGCATGCAGCACGAGTACGACCACCTGGACGGGAAGCTCTACGTCGACCGCCTCAACAACCGGCAGGCGCGGAAGGCCAAGAAGGCGATGCAGAACCACGGCTGGGGGGTGCCGGGACTCACCTGGATGCCCGGCGTCGATCCGGACCCGTTCGGCCACTAG